In a genomic window of Mucilaginibacter sp. KACC 22063:
- a CDS encoding DUF2147 domain-containing protein, which yields MGNRLTLKSLGLLITFMVLTANTWAGGREGCDQICGKWISEQKNFIVQVYKDGDNFKASVVWFDDSDDPSKPMETRVDDKNPDKSLRSRRLIGMNVLRDLTYHADTNSWEDGIIYDAKNGREWNSSAQILKDGTLKVTGYWHFKFIGKSIKFNRVTANDILLTKR from the coding sequence ATGGGAAACAGATTGACACTGAAAAGTTTGGGTTTGCTGATAACATTTATGGTATTAACGGCAAATACATGGGCAGGCGGGAGAGAAGGATGTGACCAGATATGTGGCAAGTGGATCTCTGAACAGAAAAACTTTATAGTACAGGTTTATAAAGACGGCGATAATTTCAAGGCCTCAGTGGTGTGGTTCGATGATTCTGATGATCCGTCGAAACCAATGGAAACCCGGGTAGACGATAAAAATCCGGATAAAAGTTTGCGCAGCAGACGATTGATTGGCATGAATGTGTTGCGTGATCTTACTTACCATGCCGATACTAATAGTTGGGAAGATGGAATTATTTATGACGCTAAGAACGGCAGGGAGTGGAACTCGTCTGCACAGATATTAAAAGATGGTACATTAAAAGTTACCGGGTACTGGCATTTTAAATTTATTGGAAAAAGCATAAAATTTAATAGGGTAACTGCCAATGATATATTGCTCACCAAGCGATAA
- the ggt gene encoding gamma-glutamyltransferase: MVVCAYPDASQVGVDILRKGGNAVDAAVAVQFALAVTYPQAGNIGGGGFMVYRPAKGEPATLDFREKAPVTASRDMFLDAAGNVVPDMSLETHKASGVPGSVDGMVQAHVRYGKLKWAELVQPAILLARKGFKITARMAADLNSHDSIFRKHNPGKHYLLKETHWKAGDVLVQEDLAKTLEKIRDKGRAGFYDGNVADLITAEMKAGSGLITKEDLKNYHSVWRKPIIGKYKSFKIITMPPPSSGGIALLQLLQSVEKYPIKRWGYNADSTVQLMVEAERRVYADRSKYLGDPDFYKVPVDSLLNPSYISSRMQNFSWDKATPSSSINPGSFAGYESDQTTHFSIVDKEGNAVSVTTTLNGTFGSKIFVQGAGFLLNNEMDDFSAKPGVPNMFGLVGGKANSIQPGKRMLSSMTPTIIERNGRLYMVVGTPGGSTIITSVFQAILNVIEFDQTMQQAVSSKRFHHQWLPDEVDYEAGAFSPEVLELLKVKNYHMVPYGNYGRVDAILITKDGLQGGADPRGDDTAIGW; the protein is encoded by the coding sequence ATGGTTGTATGTGCCTATCCGGATGCTTCGCAGGTTGGTGTTGATATTCTGAGAAAAGGCGGTAATGCGGTAGATGCTGCCGTTGCTGTACAGTTTGCGTTAGCCGTTACTTACCCACAGGCAGGCAACATTGGCGGCGGCGGTTTTATGGTTTATCGCCCGGCGAAAGGCGAACCCGCTACATTAGATTTTAGAGAGAAAGCGCCCGTTACGGCCAGCAGGGATATGTTCCTGGATGCTGCAGGCAATGTGGTGCCGGATATGAGCCTCGAAACACACAAAGCATCAGGGGTGCCGGGTTCGGTAGATGGTATGGTGCAGGCGCATGTCCGTTATGGCAAATTAAAATGGGCTGAATTGGTGCAGCCAGCTATACTACTTGCGCGTAAAGGTTTTAAAATCACAGCACGCATGGCCGCCGATCTTAACAGTCATGATTCTATATTCCGGAAACATAACCCCGGTAAGCATTACCTTTTAAAAGAAACGCACTGGAAGGCTGGCGATGTATTGGTACAGGAAGACTTGGCTAAAACTCTGGAAAAGATCAGGGATAAAGGAAGAGCAGGTTTTTATGATGGTAATGTAGCTGATTTAATTACTGCTGAAATGAAAGCCGGTAGTGGCTTAATTACAAAGGAAGATTTAAAAAACTATCATTCTGTTTGGCGCAAACCAATTATTGGAAAATATAAGTCTTTCAAAATTATCACCATGCCGCCGCCATCAAGCGGAGGGATCGCCTTACTCCAATTACTACAATCTGTAGAAAAGTACCCAATTAAAAGATGGGGCTATAATGCGGATTCTACCGTTCAGCTGATGGTTGAAGCTGAACGCCGTGTTTATGCAGACCGGTCAAAATACCTGGGCGACCCTGATTTTTATAAAGTACCTGTGGATAGTTTATTAAATCCATCATACATCAGCAGCCGTATGCAGAACTTTAGCTGGGATAAGGCAACACCGAGCAGCAGCATTAATCCTGGATCATTTGCAGGTTACGAAAGTGACCAGACAACGCATTTTTCTATAGTTGATAAAGAAGGGAATGCCGTATCTGTTACTACTACACTTAACGGCACCTTTGGATCAAAGATATTTGTACAAGGCGCAGGTTTTCTTCTGAATAATGAAATGGACGATTTTAGCGCCAAGCCGGGCGTGCCAAATATGTTTGGGTTGGTTGGCGGTAAGGCTAATAGCATACAACCGGGTAAACGTATGCTTTCATCAATGACACCAACTATAATTGAAAGAAATGGCAGGCTTTATATGGTAGTGGGTACACCTGGCGGTTCAACCATTATTACATCGGTATTTCAGGCAATATTAAACGTTATCGAATTTGATCAAACCATGCAGCAGGCTGTAAGTTCAAAGCGGTTCCACCACCAGTGGTTACCTGATGAAGTTGATTACGAAGCAGGGGCTTTCTCACCAGAGGTTCTGGAGTTGCTAAAAGTTAAAAATTACCACATGGTGCCTTATGGCAATTATGGCCGTGTAGATGCGATACTTATAACTAAGGATGGATTGCAGGGGGGCGCTGACCCACGTGGAGACGACACTGCTATCGGCTGGTAA
- a CDS encoding terminase small subunit, with the protein MNKKRFFHSDKTLQECINAYFEYIKGSYRTELIPSKKNPEELIENIVWNREAEPATLSGLAFFLGFESRQEFDKYEQGGKFAKTLKRGRLRIEAEYEKKLHYTSSTGAIFALKSLGWNERETMLPILNGNLKIEIVDNGIPLASSETEIET; encoded by the coding sequence ATGAATAAAAAAAGATTTTTTCACTCAGATAAAACGCTGCAAGAATGCATCAACGCATACTTTGAGTACATTAAGGGAAGCTACCGTACCGAACTTATACCCTCGAAGAAAAACCCTGAAGAGCTAATCGAAAACATAGTTTGGAATCGCGAAGCAGAACCTGCCACATTAAGCGGATTAGCCTTTTTCCTGGGATTTGAAAGCAGACAAGAATTTGACAAATACGAACAGGGAGGCAAGTTTGCTAAAACCTTAAAACGCGGCAGGCTTAGAATAGAAGCCGAGTACGAGAAGAAGCTACATTACACCTCTTCTACAGGCGCCATATTCGCATTAAAGTCCTTGGGCTGGAATGAAAGGGAAACAATGCTACCCATTTTAAATGGCAACCTTAAAATTGAAATTGTAGACAACGGCATCCCACTGGCCTCTTCAGAAACAGAAATTGAAACCTAA
- a CDS encoding cryptochrome/photolyase family protein — protein sequence MSNTKEAITIFWFRRDLRLHDNAGLYRALKSGNPVLCLFIFDKNILDDLENKEDARVTFIYDKVSELDQQLKQHGSSLLVKYDDPIDAWKEILNEYNVKAVYTNKDYEPYAKQRDGQIGELLNKTDIDFKLYKDQVIFDGEEVVKDDKKPYTVFTPYKNRWLKSLKPFYLKPYPTEKYFNAFYKTVSLKQVTLEQMHFKRSKMEFPSTEYKDVIADYAKTRDYPAKPGTSHIGMHLRFGTVSIRELVTEAQKHEQTWLSELVWREFYMMALDFFPKTLHDAYRPAYDQIKWRNNEQEFKLWCEGKTGYPLVDAGMRELNATGFMHNRVRMVTASFLIKHLLIDWRWGEQYFARILLDYEASSNVGNWQWVAGSGTDTMPYFRIFNPDAQIKRFDAKMEYIKKWVPDYGTDQYPKPMIDNAEARARCLKVYKQAVA from the coding sequence ATGAGTAATACTAAAGAAGCAATTACTATTTTCTGGTTTCGCCGCGACCTGCGTTTACATGATAATGCAGGCCTTTACCGTGCACTAAAAAGCGGCAACCCTGTGCTTTGCCTGTTTATTTTTGATAAGAATATCCTTGATGACCTGGAAAATAAAGAAGATGCCAGGGTTACTTTTATTTACGATAAGGTTTCAGAACTGGATCAGCAATTGAAACAACATGGTAGCAGTTTGCTTGTTAAATATGATGATCCGATAGATGCCTGGAAAGAGATACTTAATGAATACAATGTTAAAGCCGTTTATACCAATAAGGATTATGAACCTTATGCCAAACAACGTGATGGTCAAATAGGTGAGCTGCTTAACAAAACCGATATTGATTTTAAGCTTTATAAAGACCAGGTAATATTTGATGGTGAGGAAGTTGTTAAGGACGATAAAAAACCTTATACAGTTTTTACGCCCTACAAAAACCGCTGGCTTAAATCGCTTAAGCCATTTTATCTAAAACCTTACCCTACTGAAAAATACTTTAATGCTTTTTATAAAACAGTGTCTCTTAAACAAGTAACGCTTGAGCAAATGCACTTTAAACGGAGCAAGATGGAATTTCCATCTACCGAATATAAAGATGTAATTGCTGATTACGCTAAAACACGTGACTATCCGGCAAAACCCGGCACATCGCACATTGGTATGCACTTGCGCTTTGGTACAGTAAGTATCAGAGAGTTGGTAACAGAAGCCCAAAAACATGAGCAGACATGGCTAAGTGAACTGGTATGGCGCGAGTTTTATATGATGGCCTTAGATTTCTTCCCTAAAACCCTGCATGATGCTTATCGCCCGGCTTATGACCAGATAAAATGGCGTAACAACGAACAGGAATTTAAATTGTGGTGTGAAGGTAAAACAGGCTACCCACTGGTTGACGCCGGAATGCGCGAGCTCAATGCAACAGGGTTTATGCACAACCGCGTGCGCATGGTAACCGCAAGTTTCCTGATTAAGCATTTGCTTATTGATTGGCGCTGGGGCGAACAATATTTCGCACGCATACTGCTTGATTACGAAGCATCAAGCAATGTGGGTAACTGGCAGTGGGTAGCCGGTTCTGGAACCGATACCATGCCTTATTTCAGGATTTTCAATCCGGATGCACAGATTAAACGGTTTGATGCCAAAATGGAATACATCAAAAAATGGGTTCCGGATTATGGTACAGACCAATATCCAAAACCCATGATTGATAATGCCGAAGCTCGCGCCCGCTGCCTTAAAGTTTACAAGCAGGCAGTTGCTTAG
- a CDS encoding DUF4468 domain-containing protein, with amino-acid sequence MKKILLIGFLLIGFKCFAQDEQPSFIPPLQDGSVVYQKISEAKDKSKTDIYSKVFDWYMYSFKGEDNKILNQQLDLGHFSGNGSFKISEKGTFGMTIVYKVDYTITVDTKDGKYRAIISNIRHTMLDVKVDAFSEKYLVNVPEEQDLAIAKGEVKGYNKSKKQAAVQRMIAIDTEVNNVFASLDKYVNAKAADF; translated from the coding sequence ATGAAGAAAATTTTACTTATTGGCTTTTTATTAATCGGTTTTAAATGTTTTGCTCAAGATGAGCAGCCATCGTTTATTCCACCATTGCAGGATGGAAGTGTTGTTTATCAGAAAATTTCAGAGGCAAAGGATAAATCCAAAACGGATATTTATTCTAAGGTATTTGATTGGTACATGTACAGTTTTAAAGGTGAGGATAACAAAATACTTAACCAGCAGTTAGACCTTGGGCATTTTAGTGGTAACGGCTCTTTTAAAATTTCAGAAAAGGGTACTTTCGGTATGACGATTGTTTACAAAGTTGATTACACCATTACTGTAGATACAAAGGATGGTAAGTACCGTGCCATTATTTCTAATATTAGACATACCATGCTGGATGTTAAAGTTGATGCTTTTTCAGAAAAGTATCTTGTTAATGTGCCTGAAGAACAAGATCTTGCTATTGCAAAAGGTGAAGTTAAAGGTTATAACAAATCGAAAAAACAAGCCGCAGTACAACGCATGATTGCTATAGATACTGAAGTTAATAATGTATTTGCCAGCCTTGATAAATACGTAAATGCCAAAGCTGCTGACTTTTAG
- a CDS encoding MarR family winged helix-turn-helix transcriptional regulator → MHNKAKSHETIDYFLKVVWQTMANRYNQIVSEFGITQAIGYVLINIDETEGTTVSQVASLIGAKSTSLSRMLMQMEKMGLIYRELNKGDKRSVKIYLTDEGREKRRMARQVVKQFNNYLNDHISDKEKDFLTDTLKKINKLTLNYKP, encoded by the coding sequence ATGCACAATAAAGCAAAGAGCCACGAAACGATAGATTATTTTTTAAAGGTTGTATGGCAAACAATGGCTAACCGTTATAACCAGATTGTTTCTGAGTTTGGCATTACGCAAGCCATAGGTTATGTGTTAATTAATATTGATGAAACCGAAGGGACTACGGTTTCGCAGGTAGCCTCGCTTATTGGCGCTAAGTCTACCAGCCTTTCGCGCATGCTGATGCAGATGGAAAAGATGGGCCTGATTTATCGCGAACTGAATAAAGGTGATAAACGCTCTGTTAAAATTTACCTTACCGATGAAGGCAGGGAAAAACGGAGAATGGCAAGGCAGGTAGTGAAGCAGTTTAACAATTACCTTAATGACCATATATCAGATAAAGAGAAAGACTTTTTAACCGATACTTTAAAAAAAATCAACAAGCTCACACTTAATTATAAGCCATAA
- a CDS encoding FKBP-type peptidyl-prolyl cis-trans isomerase, with product MKRTLTTLLALCTVGLISVGMLSCRKDQTEPNIKQYDDEQIQNYIKANNLTGYVRDQGDTTGIYYKILRAGTGKALSYTDKIFYVYTQSSLDGKFTQTDTFTYRGNNFVGEMTPSGIQLAIVNMLKNYGTQAHVLIPSHLAYGTSGSGTGSTRLPGNESIDYYINMITPDNQAAYDDVSIQQYMKANGLSGYTKTSSGLYYKVTKQGTGTVKLQPGGVIGVQFTGKLFNGTMFDDFNSATDTIASVRDYSKILKGWREGFQYVTAGAKLSLIIPSGLAYGVDYTKEPASYYGFNDGVTPGPNSCLYYDFNIVSVNNTTN from the coding sequence ATGAAAAGAACGCTTACTACGCTTCTGGCTTTGTGTACAGTAGGATTAATTTCTGTGGGAATGTTATCGTGCCGTAAAGATCAGACTGAACCTAACATAAAGCAGTACGACGACGAGCAGATACAAAATTATATTAAAGCGAATAACCTTACCGGTTATGTGCGCGACCAGGGGGACACCACTGGTATATACTACAAAATATTAAGAGCCGGTACTGGCAAAGCACTTAGCTATACCGACAAAATATTTTACGTGTATACCCAAAGTTCGCTTGATGGTAAATTTACCCAGACAGATACTTTTACCTATCGTGGCAATAACTTTGTTGGCGAAATGACGCCTTCGGGTATTCAGCTGGCTATTGTAAACATGCTGAAAAATTACGGTACGCAGGCTCACGTTTTAATTCCGTCACATTTGGCGTATGGCACATCCGGATCAGGAACAGGTAGCACAAGATTGCCAGGTAATGAAAGTATTGATTACTATATCAACATGATCACTCCCGATAATCAGGCAGCTTATGATGATGTTTCTATACAGCAGTATATGAAAGCTAATGGCCTGTCAGGTTACACTAAAACCAGCTCGGGCTTATACTACAAGGTGACTAAACAAGGTACAGGTACAGTTAAATTGCAACCAGGTGGTGTAATTGGCGTGCAGTTTACAGGTAAATTGTTTAATGGTACCATGTTTGATGATTTTAACTCAGCTACAGATACCATTGCATCGGTACGTGATTACAGCAAAATATTAAAAGGCTGGAGAGAAGGTTTCCAGTATGTAACAGCTGGTGCTAAATTATCCCTGATCATTCCATCAGGCCTGGCGTACGGGGTAGATTACACAAAAGAACCGGCAAGCTATTATGGTTTTAATGACGGAGTAACTCCGGGCCCTAACAGCTGCCTTTACTATGATTTTAATATCGTATCTGTAAATAATACCACTAACTAA
- a CDS encoding metallophosphoesterase yields the protein MHRGGIIKFFIIIAFVSLLLDWYVYSGLKTLAGGWPQRLRLIMLIAYLVISVGVTVVFFAGMSSFSSARGMTPFHEWMLSIFLTFLVTKLVFAIVLSLGDLGRFVGGITTNAGKDKSQVSHPYFPERRKFISELAVLLAAFPFLSFFYAMFRGKYDYKVHRQTLYFEDLPEAFDGFTITQLSDIHSGSFDNIKAVQRGIDLANTQKSDLFVFTGDLVNNAAWEIEPYLNTFNQLKAPYGQFSILGNHDYGDYIQWDSEAEKHANLEKLKAHHKTLGYRLMLDENTTLEKNGQKISLIGVQNWGRGFIQIGDLNKALDGVDPQSFKILLSHDPTHWEEKVRYDKTKIHLTLSGHTHGAQFGVETAGLRWSPVQYRYLDWAGLASHNDRYLYVNRGFGFLAFSGRLGIWPEITVITLKKKRTA from the coding sequence ATGCACCGCGGCGGTATCATTAAATTTTTTATCATTATTGCGTTCGTAAGCTTATTACTCGACTGGTATGTTTATTCAGGATTGAAAACGCTTGCGGGTGGCTGGCCGCAAAGGCTACGGCTGATCATGCTTATCGCCTACCTGGTAATTTCGGTAGGTGTAACTGTCGTATTTTTTGCAGGCATGAGTAGCTTTAGCAGCGCCCGTGGTATGACACCATTCCACGAGTGGATGCTTAGTATATTCCTTACCTTCCTGGTAACTAAACTTGTTTTTGCCATTGTACTGTCGCTTGGCGACTTGGGCCGATTCGTAGGTGGCATTACTACAAACGCCGGAAAAGATAAAAGCCAGGTATCACATCCATATTTCCCCGAACGTAGAAAATTCATCAGCGAGTTAGCAGTGCTGCTGGCGGCATTTCCTTTTCTTTCCTTTTTCTATGCCATGTTCAGGGGTAAGTATGATTACAAGGTGCATCGCCAAACACTATATTTTGAAGACCTTCCCGAGGCCTTTGACGGGTTTACCATAACGCAGCTATCAGACATCCATTCGGGTAGTTTTGATAATATCAAAGCAGTACAGCGCGGCATTGATCTGGCTAATACCCAAAAGTCTGACCTGTTTGTTTTTACCGGCGACCTGGTAAATAATGCTGCATGGGAAATTGAACCATATCTTAATACTTTCAATCAGCTTAAAGCACCTTATGGTCAGTTTTCCATTCTGGGTAACCACGACTATGGAGATTATATTCAATGGGACAGCGAAGCGGAAAAACACGCCAATCTTGAAAAATTAAAGGCACATCACAAAACGCTGGGTTACCGTTTAATGCTCGACGAAAATACGACACTTGAAAAGAACGGCCAGAAGATAAGCCTGATAGGCGTACAAAACTGGGGACGTGGGTTCATTCAGATTGGTGATTTAAATAAAGCACTTGACGGAGTGGATCCACAATCATTTAAGATACTCTTATCGCATGACCCTACCCATTGGGAAGAAAAGGTAAGATATGATAAGACAAAAATTCACCTGACACTTTCGGGACATACCCACGGTGCACAGTTCGGGGTAGAAACCGCAGGATTGAGATGGAGCCCTGTTCAATATCGTTACCTTGACTGGGCCGGATTGGCATCGCACAATGACAGATATCTATATGTAAACAGAGGCTTTGGCTTTTTAGCTTTCTCTGGTAGATTGGGTATTTGGCCAGAAATTACCGTAATAACCCTGAAAAAGAAAAGAACAGCTTAA
- a CDS encoding FKBP-type peptidyl-prolyl cis-trans isomerase produces MYKWLIIIACFVVFAGCKKSEDVQAQRTQQAAIDDKAIEDYIKTNNIPAIKVGAGRAVDTTGVWYVVENAGTTPAVYTSATTITVGFTAKTLLDQNTFTSTSDIHPSFVLGSVIKAWQFGIAAAKPGINGKVRIITASRYAYGPYPQPQYGKNSKGDYNLPANALLDFEIEIFDVKN; encoded by the coding sequence ATGTATAAGTGGTTGATTATAATTGCATGCTTTGTGGTTTTTGCCGGTTGCAAAAAGTCGGAAGACGTGCAGGCGCAGCGTACACAACAGGCTGCTATTGATGATAAAGCCATAGAAGATTATATAAAAACTAACAACATACCCGCTATTAAAGTAGGTGCGGGGCGTGCGGTGGATACAACAGGCGTATGGTATGTGGTAGAAAATGCGGGGACAACTCCGGCAGTTTATACAAGCGCCACAACTATTACAGTTGGCTTTACTGCCAAAACACTGCTTGATCAAAATACCTTTACCAGCACGTCGGACATACATCCGTCATTTGTTTTAGGTAGTGTGATTAAGGCTTGGCAGTTTGGCATTGCGGCTGCAAAGCCCGGCATAAATGGTAAAGTAAGAATTATAACGGCTTCGAGGTATGCTTATGGTCCTTACCCTCAGCCGCAGTACGGCAAAAACAGTAAAGGCGATTACAATTTGCCTGCCAATGCTTTGCTCGACTTTGAGATTGAAATATTTGATGTTAAAAATTGA
- a CDS encoding HAD family hydrolase codes for MEDLKNKFDSIIFDLDGTLWDSTANVAEAWQTAKKKVDYIKGDITTAHVESIVGLAYDAIFEKLFPYITEEQRSEFKKLAAKHELETLHEKGGHFYPELISTLRELGTRYKLYIVSNCQSGYIETFLKMDGVDGIFAGHQCYGTKGQPKWQNIVDVVNDYHLKAPVYVGDTAGDYEAAKKAGVPFIFAAYGFGKVNEDQVATIENFADLKNIL; via the coding sequence ATGGAAGATCTGAAAAATAAATTCGACAGTATAATCTTTGACCTCGATGGTACGCTTTGGGACTCGACAGCTAACGTTGCGGAAGCCTGGCAAACTGCTAAAAAAAAGGTCGACTATATAAAAGGCGACATTACAACAGCCCATGTGGAGTCAATAGTAGGTCTTGCCTATGATGCCATTTTTGAAAAGCTGTTCCCTTATATTACTGAAGAACAACGCAGCGAGTTTAAAAAGCTGGCAGCTAAACATGAGTTGGAAACATTGCACGAAAAGGGCGGACATTTTTATCCTGAACTGATAAGCACCCTTCGTGAGTTAGGAACCCGTTATAAATTATACATTGTAAGCAACTGCCAGAGCGGATATATTGAAACGTTCTTAAAAATGGACGGTGTGGATGGTATTTTCGCCGGTCACCAATGTTATGGTACCAAAGGCCAGCCTAAATGGCAAAACATTGTTGATGTAGTGAATGATTATCATTTAAAGGCGCCGGTTTATGTTGGTGATACCGCGGGCGATTACGAAGCAGCTAAGAAAGCTGGTGTTCCGTTTATTTTTGCGGCTTATGGATTTGGGAAAGTTAATGAGGATCAGGTAGCTACAATTGAAAACTTTGCTGATCTGAAAAATATTCTTTAG
- a CDS encoding PBSX family phage terminase large subunit — protein sequence MFKTSALFRENYHSPAHIIVNQGGSSSGKTYAIMQVLFCIACEQEKQIITVVGQDIPNIKAGVLRDALNIYHQSTELQQHIKNYNKTDRIFEFYNGSIIEFKSYGNAQDAKSGKRQYLFVNEANGISWDIYTELSLRTSKKIFVDYNPNSSFWIHEYLIGQQGVQQIISDHRHNPFIDEVMHHKIERLKLIDLDLWKVYARGLTGKLTGLVFTNWQPCDSIPADAKKIAYGLDFGFTNDETGCIELYMQNGELWLNELIYETGLTNQDISAKLKQLNVSTTTEIIADSAEPKSIEELRRLGWRMVPAIKGPDSIKNSIDILKRYKLNITQSSINLRKELMHYQWKTDNNGKALNEPIDAWNHLIDPLRYIALLKLRINNIKKPKSFLPWQQQNQWHNDASKLL from the coding sequence ATGTTTAAAACATCAGCCTTATTCCGCGAAAACTATCACTCCCCTGCTCACATCATTGTTAACCAGGGCGGATCAAGTTCGGGCAAAACATATGCTATCATGCAGGTACTGTTTTGCATAGCCTGCGAACAGGAAAAACAGATAATAACAGTAGTTGGCCAAGATATACCGAACATAAAAGCAGGTGTATTAAGAGATGCGCTAAATATTTATCACCAGTCAACCGAGTTACAGCAGCATATTAAAAACTATAACAAAACCGACCGCATTTTTGAGTTTTACAATGGCAGCATCATCGAATTTAAAAGTTATGGTAATGCACAGGATGCAAAATCAGGTAAAAGGCAATACCTTTTTGTTAATGAGGCCAATGGCATCAGTTGGGATATTTATACAGAGCTGTCGCTACGCACATCTAAAAAAATCTTTGTCGATTACAACCCCAACAGTTCGTTTTGGATACACGAATATCTGATTGGCCAGCAAGGGGTACAGCAAATTATATCAGACCATAGGCACAATCCTTTTATTGACGAGGTGATGCACCATAAGATTGAACGCTTGAAATTGATTGATCTCGACCTGTGGAAAGTTTATGCCCGCGGATTAACAGGAAAATTAACCGGACTGGTTTTTACCAACTGGCAGCCTTGCGATAGTATACCCGCCGATGCAAAAAAGATTGCCTACGGCCTTGACTTCGGCTTTACAAATGATGAAACTGGCTGCATTGAGCTTTACATGCAAAACGGCGAGCTATGGCTTAACGAGTTGATTTATGAAACAGGGTTAACCAACCAGGATATTTCGGCAAAGCTGAAACAACTGAATGTGAGCACCACTACCGAAATTATTGCAGATAGTGCCGAACCTAAATCAATTGAAGAGCTGCGCCGCCTGGGCTGGCGGATGGTGCCGGCAATTAAAGGCCCCGACAGTATTAAAAACTCAATTGATATTCTTAAGCGATACAAGTTAAACATTACGCAAAGCAGCATCAATTTACGCAAAGAGCTGATGCACTACCAGTGGAAAACGGACAATAATGGCAAGGCTTTAAATGAGCCTATTGATGCCTGGAACCACTTAATAGATCCGCTGAGGTACATCGCACTGCTAAAGCTACGTATCAACAATATTAAAAAGCCAAAATCATTTTTGCCCTGGCAGCAACAAAATCAATGGCATAACGATGCCTCAAAACTTTTATAA
- a CDS encoding S24 family peptidase, with protein sequence MSDLKTTKIKTIRPETLEFIILYNQLKGKAFNGNAELAEILGFNSPSSITEIIKNRQNIDPEKFKVFKDYYKDFLSGERRVEKVYMVSEDTVEYKRANGIPMYEVTATASGVEVYNDLNDQQPVGRMNFPGIEDCDFALPVWGHSMYPYLENGCWVALKEIHDRKILPGEVYYIEWGDYRMYKRLLASDNDDEVIAHSDNTSEMIGNRLKYAPFVIKKSDIKKLCLVKDIHKKHNH encoded by the coding sequence ATGAGTGATCTTAAAACCACTAAAATCAAGACGATAAGGCCAGAAACGCTTGAATTTATTATTTTGTATAATCAGCTTAAAGGCAAAGCTTTTAATGGTAACGCTGAGCTTGCAGAGATTTTGGGCTTTAATTCTCCAAGTTCTATTACAGAAATAATCAAGAACAGGCAAAATATTGATCCTGAAAAGTTCAAAGTGTTTAAAGATTATTACAAGGATTTCTTGAGTGGTGAGCGCCGTGTAGAAAAGGTTTATATGGTAAGTGAAGATACTGTTGAATATAAGCGAGCCAACGGCATCCCGATGTATGAGGTTACTGCTACGGCTTCGGGTGTGGAGGTTTATAATGATTTAAATGATCAGCAGCCTGTTGGCCGTATGAATTTTCCGGGTATTGAGGATTGTGATTTTGCCTTACCGGTTTGGGGTCATTCCATGTATCCTTATCTGGAAAATGGCTGCTGGGTTGCCCTTAAAGAAATTCATGACAGGAAAATTTTACCAGGCGAGGTTTATTATATTGAGTGGGGGGATTACCGTATGTATAAGCGGCTTTTGGCCAGTGATAATGATGATGAGGTTATTGCTCATTCTGATAATACTTCTGAAATGATTGGTAACAGGCTTAAATATGCTCCTTTTGTAATTAAGAAGTCTGATATCAAAAAGTTATGTCTTGTAAAGGATATTCATAAAAAGCACAACCATTAA
- a CDS encoding response regulator: MKILVIEDNHDIMHIVNFILQDKGYDVVSCKDGSAINHLDTIKPDLILIDELLPTMKGSQACSILKADPTFKQIPVILTSAATNLKEIANDCSADAYIEKPFDIQAVTDLVENLLNRKIND, translated from the coding sequence TTGAAAATTTTAGTCATTGAGGATAATCACGATATTATGCACATCGTGAATTTTATATTACAGGATAAAGGTTATGATGTAGTTTCATGCAAAGATGGTTCTGCAATAAATCACTTAGATACAATTAAGCCTGATTTGATTTTGATTGATGAATTACTGCCAACAATGAAAGGCAGCCAGGCATGTAGTATTTTAAAAGCAGACCCGACATTTAAACAAATACCTGTCATACTTACTTCTGCCGCTACCAACCTAAAAGAAATAGCTAATGATTGCAGCGCAGACGCATATATTGAAAAACCTTTTGATATACAGGCTGTGACAGATCTGGTTGAAAACCTGTTGAACAGAAAAATCAATGATTAA